A genomic segment from Spinacia oleracea cultivar Varoflay chromosome 3, BTI_SOV_V1, whole genome shotgun sequence encodes:
- the LOC110776159 gene encoding mediator of RNA polymerase II transcription subunit 30 isoform X2, giving the protein MNDELCSPTLWSTTTSYPSVIPGTSTPITITGNGHSEGSNGDVSLDSTHQFYMGGGTLEQARLRYKSSVASLRVVLNAMLQNHKEDVDGSVSKEDEAEIEKLEDQVSSLRMHMVMLKLNYC; this is encoded by the exons ATGAATGATGAGCTCTGCAGCCCAACCTTGTGGTCTACAACTACCTCTTATCCTTCTGTCATTCCTGGTACTAGTACTCCCATTACTATCACCGGTAATGGGCATAGTGAGGGTTCAAATGGTGATGTTTCATTAGATTCAACCCACCAATTTTATATGGGTGGTGGCACTCTTGAACAAGCTCGTCTTCGTTATAAATCTTCTGTGGCTTCTCTTCGTGTTGTTCTCAATGCCATGCTTCAGAACCACAAG GAAGATGTGGATGGTTCTGTCTCGAAGGAAGATGAAGCTGAAATCGAAAAGTTAGAAGATCAAGTATCTAGTTTGAGGATGCATATGGTAATGTTAAAACTTAATTACTGTTAG
- the LOC130470089 gene encoding uncharacterized protein — translation MVGRSSVKTVIVDQGPTLTDVHRDMLQCNFQEKDIKSVLDAIPVTKAPELDGFNSLFSTLLCQDIIKQDIIKQYNRGQVRPSCMMKLDLRKAYDTVDWKFIKKVMLELGFPASFVHLVMTCLSTTQYSILINGLPSPLIQPRRGEG, via the exons ATGGTGGGTAGATCTTCTGTAAAAACTGTCATTGTGGACCAAGGCCCTACGCTTACTGATGTCCACAGAGATATGCTTCAGTGCAATTTTCAAGAGAAAGATATTAAGAGTGTTTTGGATGCAATTCCAGTAACCAAAGCCCCTGAGCTTGATGGCTTTAATA GTCTATTCTCCACATTACTCTGTCAAGACATCATTAAACAAGACATCATTAAACAGTATAATAGGGGGCAAGTCAGACCAAGTTGCATGATGAAACTAGATTTGAGGAAGGCATATGACACTGTAGATTGGAAATTTATTAAGAAAGTCATGCTTGAGTTAGGTTTTCCTGCTTCTTTTGTTCACTTAGTCATGACATGTCTTTCAACAACTCAATACTCAATTCTGATCAATGGACTTCCATCTCCTCTTATTCAACCTAGAAGAGGGGAGGGTTGA